From a single Paenibacillus sp. FSL R5-0345 genomic region:
- a CDS encoding NUDIX hydrolase, with amino-acid sequence MSNYIMELRKHVGTRPLIMAGACVLLCSEQQLLLQRRTDNGCWGLPGGSMELGETLEEVAKRELFEETGLQARGLELFDMFSGQELYYKYPNGDEVYNVVAAYLSTEFDGVLKEDGIEVQEVRFFNYGKLPSELSPPDVPVIKRFMDHFMK; translated from the coding sequence ATGAGTAATTATATTATGGAGCTAAGAAAACATGTGGGTACCAGGCCGCTTATTATGGCAGGAGCCTGTGTTTTGTTGTGTAGCGAACAGCAATTACTCTTACAACGTAGAACGGACAACGGTTGCTGGGGATTGCCAGGTGGCTCAATGGAGCTTGGGGAGACTTTGGAAGAGGTTGCCAAAAGGGAACTTTTTGAGGAGACAGGTTTACAGGCCAGAGGACTTGAATTGTTTGACATGTTCTCTGGACAAGAACTTTATTACAAATATCCAAACGGTGATGAAGTATATAATGTAGTAGCCGCTTATCTAAGTACGGAATTTGACGGTGTGCTTAAAGAAGATGGAATTGAAGTACAAGAAGTCCGTTTTTTTAATTATGGAAAATTGCCTAGCGAGTTGTCACCTCCTGATGTTCCAGTCATTAAGAGATTTATGGATCATTTTATGAAGTAA
- a CDS encoding PRK06851 family protein — protein MNGTILNFFAGGNTAHGFYNLYESSLQSLTRLFVLKGGPGTGQTKLIREIGEQLNQQGYEIWFIHTASDNDSLDGVVIPKLNVGIFDGAAPRVINPDLPEETIVFVDLEQAVDLFQLSQHKLEIDKLVAAISQEHDFAYAGFAEALRIHDEWEAIYIATMNFQAADELTQEYIKLLYDDQKSEHSSRIDHRFLGAATPKGAVDFVPNLTAGLKRYLVKGRAGSGKSTLLKKIAAEGIKRGYDVEIYHCGFDPNSLDMIIVRELGFAIFDSTAPHEYYPDRVTDEIVDMYSRCIQPGTDEAFSEAIAGIKERYSSTMKQSTQHLTDAKVFLDALKQIYASTVNINRLDQIRSQIVQEINEIVESPLEV, from the coding sequence ATGAACGGAACAATCCTCAATTTCTTTGCTGGCGGCAATACGGCTCACGGCTTTTACAATCTCTATGAGTCGTCATTGCAAAGTTTAACACGTCTGTTTGTATTAAAAGGAGGTCCCGGAACGGGGCAGACCAAACTAATTAGAGAAATCGGAGAGCAGTTGAATCAACAAGGCTATGAGATTTGGTTCATCCACACTGCATCAGATAACGATTCACTAGACGGTGTCGTTATTCCCAAATTAAATGTAGGAATCTTTGATGGAGCTGCTCCGCGTGTAATTAACCCTGATCTTCCTGAAGAGACTATCGTGTTCGTAGATTTAGAGCAAGCGGTTGATCTGTTTCAGTTAAGCCAGCACAAGTTGGAAATCGATAAATTAGTTGCTGCAATCAGCCAAGAGCATGATTTTGCTTACGCTGGTTTTGCTGAAGCCCTTCGCATTCATGACGAATGGGAAGCGATATATATCGCGACAATGAATTTTCAAGCAGCTGATGAGCTGACACAAGAGTATATTAAGCTTTTGTATGATGATCAGAAATCTGAACATTCCAGCCGGATAGATCATCGTTTTTTAGGGGCGGCGACGCCTAAGGGGGCAGTGGATTTTGTTCCTAATCTAACCGCAGGATTAAAAAGATATTTGGTTAAAGGACGTGCGGGCTCCGGAAAATCAACACTGTTGAAAAAAATAGCGGCTGAAGGCATCAAGCGTGGCTACGATGTTGAAATTTACCACTGTGGCTTCGATCCAAATAGCCTTGATATGATTATTGTGCGTGAGCTTGGATTTGCTATTTTTGATAGCACGGCTCCACATGAGTATTATCCAGATCGTGTCACTGATGAGATTGTCGATATGTATTCGCGTTGTATACAACCTGGTACAGATGAAGCATTCTCCGAAGCTATAGCCGGCATTAAAGAACGGTACTCCAGCACCATGAAACAGTCCACACAGCATCTGACAGACGCAAAGGTATTCCTTGATGCGTTAAAGCAAATTTATGCTTCTACCGTGAACATTAATCGATTAGATCAGATTAGATCGCAGATCGTACAGGAAATTAACGAGATTGTTGAAAGTCCACTGGAGGTATAA